AGGGAAACTGACCTCCTGGAAATTATCTCCGTAGTAGCCCCTGTAGAAGGCCAGTTCCTCCTCGTCCTCTAGCGTCACGGTGGTGACGGGCACCACGCCAGCAGAGAAGTTCAGGACGTTGAACAGGGAGAAGTAGGAAAAGCTACCTGTAGGAAGATCCAGTTAAGCCCAGGAAATGAGGGGCTCCGAAAAGACTCAGGTAGGGAAGAATGTGGGTGAGCGCCCCCTAGAGTTCCTTCTCGGAACTGCAACCCCTGCTTGCAATAGCCGGTCCAGTGCAGGGTGCCCTCCAGACAGAGGCCTCCTGCTCCCCACagtggagaaaaggagggaatCGGCTCTGTCCAAGCTTTACTCAGTGCAGGGCACTGTGCTGCCCTCTCTACGTTGCTGATTCCTTGACTCCTCTCTACTCCTGAGAGGTGGGGATTACTATTCCCCATGTACAAATGGGAAACCAAGGTGGCAGACAGGTCCACAGGTCCAGAGGACACCAGGCAGGGCCAAGTGTGGGATGTGCCTTTGGGTAGCCACTGTCGGGGGACCCAGGGGAGAGGAGTCCAGGCTTGAGGTGGGTTTTCATCCTACATGACATCACCTCTGAGACCTGCACCTGTGCTGAGCATGGGACACTGCCCTGTGCTGATGCCTGTGTTtcaggtgggctgggctgggctgaggacaCCTTTGGAAGTGGGGTATCAGAAAGCACGTTAAGGGTGACTGGATATGTgagatgaaagaagccagacccaaaagcCTCATACCTTATGATTCCGTTTATATGAAACCctagaagaggcaaaactatTGTGACAGAAAgtagaccagtggttgccagaagtAGGGATGGGGTGAACTGCAAAAGGACATGAGGGAAATTTGgcaggtgatggaaatgttctatattttgattatggtggtggttatACAACTATATAcgtttgtcaaaattcatcaagttacacacacaaaattggtgaactgtattgcatgtaaattatacttcaagaaagttcatttaaaaagtgGATAGAAATTGGGATTGACTGCTAATAGACATGGGGTTCCTTttcagggtgatggaaatgttctggaatgagATGTGGTAGTGGTTGCATGACATTCtgaatgtactaaaaaaaaaaaaaagcccactggATTATATGCTTTAAAATGGTGAGTTCATGTTAtctcaattttatctcaatttaagaatctttttctaatagtGAATAGAGACAGAAGTCAAGGCCACGGGGGTTGTGGCAGGACTCGGAAGTCCTGAACTCCTAGTCTCAGCCCCCCCAGGACCCAGTGCCCTCTTACTTGCTGCTAAGGTAGGATAGCCGATGTAGAAGGCAGGGTCCAGAGCTGGCACCAGCAGCACATCCAGGTCCAGGGAACTCCACTTGGCTATGAACTCTTGCTGATATTCCTGCAGGGATAGTGGCAGGCAGGAGGGGTGAGACAAGGTCAGGTGCTCCCAGGCTAAGTCAGGTCAGACACCAGGAAGAATTTCCAGGCTGTGAGATGCAGACTGAGATGAGGGCCGGGGGAGTCAGGGTCTTCCCAGGGGCCAAGGTGAAGGGATGGGAAGTGGGGGTCTCAAGCTATTGTGACTTGGGGACAATATGTCATCCTGGCCCCAGGGAGACAGACTACATTAATCTCCTAGGTCACCAGGCCTCCCCATCTAAGTGCAGCTGGGCCTCCCCTGCAGGCCAGGACAGGGATCTGCCCCCTGTCAGGCCACTCTTGTCATCACCCAGGTGTCTGCTGCCCCTGTTCCAGCAGTCCCTTGAGGTCTCCCCAGGCATCCATCACCTCCACTGCTGTGTGCTGCTCCCACAGTTTCTTGGGTGTCCTGGGGAATGAGGACAACTGAGAAGTCCAAAGGTCATGGGAGGATTCCCTTTTATACAAATGGGGATATGACACCCAAAACGCTGGGTCTGGCCTCAATACTGTGTCATTAGCTGATAAACTAGGAATGACCCTGTGCCTTGTCCCCCGGTCAAGATCCCCTGCCTGTCCAACATTCCCAAGAGGTTACATTCTCTGGTCAATGCACCCCACCACCGCCAGACACAGGGACTCACAAGCTCCCTCAAACTCACAGGTTGCTTCCCCTAATTTGTGAGGCCCCAGGTAAGTCCTCAGGCTACTCTAGCCCCAATTCCAACCAGCACCTCAACTCCAAGCCCAACAGCAACTCCAAGCCCAACAGCAAATCCAAGCGCAAACCCATCTCCCTTCCTACCAACATCCCTACCCCAATTCCAACCTTAACCCCAGTCCCAACTCAAACCAACTCCAACCCTAGCCTCAGTTGTAAACTCAACTGCAACCAAACCTAACCACAACTCAGGCCCAGCCTTTATCCCAACCTAACCCAAAGCTAGCCTAACTCAGAGCTTAAAATTACAAATCAAACCCCAGCCCCAAACCAGCCCCAATCCCAACCCCATTCAAATGTCTCAACTTAACCCCATGTCAGACATGACCCTAAAACCCTAATTAGATCCCCAAGTCTAAAtagccctgtcctcccccagtGGACAAGACCCCCAGCTACATGTTCTTCACTCAGTTCCCATGAAGACTCTTGTGAGCTGGACCTGAGGAGACTCAACCACTCACCCCACTCCACGAATCTCTTCCAAATTTTGGCTAGTTCGGGGGTCctagaggtggggagagagagagagaccaactTCAGAAACCATGGAACACCACCAGCCTGCCCAGGACAGGGGTCCATGAAGAGCACTCTGCAACTCCACAAGCCCCTGACCACCTCTCCGAGCCCTGAGCTCCCTCTACTCCCCACCCCCTCGCTAaatcctcttccctctctctgaagCTCCCCCTCTGAGCACACTCTTCTCTTTTGACCCCCGACCCCCCTTCTTTCAGTGCCTCTTCTAGTTGGACCCTCCTCTGAGCCACTgcattctctgagcctcatcttcctctctgacctggccccaccccctgTGGAGGCCCCCTCCTCTTTCtgagcccctctcctctctgggcccctcctgctctgagTCCCCCCTATTCTGGGCAGACACTCACTATGTACTTCAGGATCCAGGCCCAGAAACACTTGAGTGGGTCTGGCAGACAGAGCAGGCTGACCAAGCCCTTCATGCTGGGGTCCACAATGTCCCCCTTACTGAGGAACCACAAACACACAGTTGGTCAGTTATAGCCTTTCAGCCATTGACTGGCTCCTACCCGCCCAGCTCCCCCTCTGTAGATAAGCCATGGAGGGAGGTCAGACCCAAAGAAATGCTTCTGTTCCCACCAGTACCACCCCTGGAATGTGTGTGCCCTGAAGACGCAGCCTGAGTGGGTGACTTGCTGCTTAAGCTCACACAATTAGCCAGAGGCATCCCAGCAGTTCAGGCCTGCAGGTCCGCTCCTAGGGCTCAGGTTGCCAGCAGCTCCCTCCCTAATCCTGTTTCCACCATGCCCCACATCTGTGTCCTGAAAAACGTACAGCTTCTCCAGAAGGGTAGCCCCTCCATCAGCGTACAGACCCCCTGTGAACAGGTGTATGAAGGCATACTCCACACGGGGGACAGAGAATGGGATGACCTGAGGGGACAGAGGCCGAGTCAGGGCCTGGagctcctcccaccctgccctgttttctctctgtccctTAGGATTAACAAGAGAACGTCACATCACTCCTCATCTCCTCAGCAGGGCGGGAGAGGCATTTGTGCCATGCCCACTCCCTCACCCCGCACAAAGATGTGACGGAATTCCAGCTACCTGTGACCCCTGCCCCATGCCAAGTGCTTTACTGTGAGCTCATTTAATGTTCACAGCCTCCTAGGGTggtagaaaactgaggctcatgggGGTCAAGGGACTGGGCCCAGCAATTCTCAaaggggaggcagggccagggccagccaCTGGGGCacaggaggtgaggaaggaggggaagggagattTTGAGGACAGAGAGCTCCTTATAGCCATTGGATGGAGGCGAGAAAAACCCAGGCTATAGGGATTCTAGGAGTGAGTCCCTGAGTCCCCACCACTGAAGGAGGGTGCCTTCCTCACAGAGTGaggcccaccctgcccccacctccacaccaTCAGTCATCTCCAGGAAGCTTAGAGGAAACACAATGATCTCAATAGCTCAAACTTAGATAACTTCCTTTCTCTCCAAGAATGGCCCAGCCAGCATCCTCACAggtccatcctccctccctccctcccaagggCTAAGTAAACTTACCTGGTGTCCTGCATCCTGCAACAGCCTGGAGGTGAGCCTCACAGCCCTGGCCATGCTAGGAGATGGCTGGGTGAAGCCGTCTGATTCATAGTAGCCAATGCGAAGGGGCCGTTTACCGGAGTACACCTGGGAGCAAGAGTGGCTGGGTAGAGCTCTGAGAAGAGATTGGCCTCACTCTCTCCAAGAGCCAGACTTGTAGGCTGAGGCCTTGGGCCACAACTGCCCTCACTCAATCCACAGGGGCTCCCTAAGAGCCCCCTGGAGCATCCCTATATATTTTCAGGCTCTGGGTCCTCTGGAGAAACTTCTGGAAGTCACTCATGGTGGCATGTGTGACTGGATAGCTGGAGTGGATAggtagacagatgatagatagattCGTGAGCCATGAGTGGGTGTACATATGAGACGGTGATGGGTGGGTTGGCAGAGGGATGAACGGATGGATGGGTGGCTGGATGAATGGATGGTTGAAGTTGAATGAGTGGGCAGGCAAGTAGATGGATAGATACAAATATCTTGATGCTAAGGAACtgtcaggaggaggaagagatcaACAGAGGCAAATAATGGATGGCAGACAACGATCACAGGTTGACTGTACCAGGATGAGTGTAGGCAATCAGATAAATAAACCCGATAAATGGTAGACAGACACTCTCCCCACTGAGACGGTTCTGAAGTCAGACAGGGCTGGGCTCAATGCCAATTACCAGCTACATGATCATCAGCAAGTCATTTCACTtcccttagtttcctcacctgtaagtgGGAGGAGCAATGTGCATTCTACAGAGTGAGTGTTATGATGAACTACAAAGAGCCTGCACGGAGTAGGCACCGataagtgaataaattaatgaataaatgaagactgTCAGAGCTGGAAGGTTCTGGAGCAATCTTCTGGTCCAACCTCTTCATTGTAgtgatgagaagactgaggccgaGACAAGAGATGTGGCTTGGCCAGGATTACCTAGAGGGCTAAGAGCCCAGCTTCACTTGATACCAGGCTCTCTAAACCACACTTGCTGAGCATTCTGCCTGTGTGTTTTGGGTACATGATTTGGAGTCCCTCTCTGGGGGTAATATCATCTATGACTCCAGGTAGCGGAAAACCCAAAGTAGCTGGTGTCCAGCAGGGGCAGGAGACAAACATGACTGAGCGTGTGGGCTTCCTGCTCTCAGCACCTTGGTCTGGGAAAGGAGGACTTCACAGGGGAAGGTCAGACAACAGACAGGTcaatgaggggagggagggagccctccaggcctgctccccacccagctcacctcctccctgaaGGGCAGGGGGGGCACAGTGGGGTCCAGTCGGTGCATGTCCTCACTCAGCAGCGCTCGTAGGCACAGCGCCAGACTCTCCACATCCCGAGCCATGGGGCCAGCCGCTGTGGTCACTGCAcagagagggtggagggagacagatacCCCACATCTTTTCTGCTCTGGGGACCCCTCTGCCTGGCCTCAGAGGGTGAGGCTCAGGGCCATGATCAGGGCCAAAGGAAGAGGCCCTGGTGTCAGGGGTTGAGGATGGGCAGAGTTGGTAGGCTGGCCAAAGCTGCTCTGGTGCAAGATAGGGGAATCACTTCTGGGGAAGAACATGGAGAAAGCAGCAGAAGACATTAAAGCTAAAGAGCAGGAAGCGCCTCTCAATGGGGCAAGAGTCACTGGGTTAGGGAGCCACACAGTCCCTTCTCCCAGATTCCTTGACCACAAGTGGGGCTGGTCTGTCTGAGATACAGGACGAGTGAAGCGACCTTGGGAGGAAGGCTGGCAGGTTCGTCTTTGAATGGGTGTggccacagacacagacaggagCTTACCTGATTTCTTGCCCTTGACCGCAGAGGTGACTCCAGAGGAGCTGCAAAACCCCACCCATCCAGAGCCCAGCTCAGCACCTGAAGGAAGGACTTGGGTGCCAATGAGGCTTGAGCACCCAGTCAGtgccctccccagggcccagcacacaggaATAGGAGCTGCATTAACCTCCCCATGACTCTTTACTGCCCACAGCATAAAGTCTGAGCTCTTTGACTCTCCTTCAAGGCTCTGAAGTATCAACTCCTTCCAGAGCTTCCCCTTCCACACACACGTATGCTCCAGGCAAAATAGGCTCCTTACAGACTTGCAGCCTTCTAGATTCCACTCCAACTCGGCTTGTCCATCcttcaaaaccaagttcaaatgctgtctcctccaggaagccttccctgccttctccctgcttctGAAAGTTTAAAGTCTAGGCTTTTAATAAATCTCTGTTAAAGAAAATGTCGGCTTCATCCTTTGAGTTCCCACAAGCTTTGAACCTCTCCTAGAGCCTCGATCACTTGCTGACTAAGCCATTTGGATGTCTAAGAGCACAacagggccaggggctgggtcTGAGAGTGCTCTGTGTCCCCCAAAAAGGGGCCACCCCAGTGTAGGTACTCAGAATGGGGCTGAAAGATAGGTGGATGGGTGGACAGATGTGTGGATGAATGCAAGATGGATGGAAAGATTAATGgatatatatggatggatgggtgggtagatAGATGAATGGAGGCAAATATGGATTGATAGATAGATGGCTAGATGAGTGGATGGACAAATGAATAAACCAATGACAGGAAGGATGTGTGTAAGTTTTTCTAGAACTGGAATATTTGTCCACTTTGTTCACTGATGCATCCCAAGTACCTAGtatagtgtctggcacagagtaaacatTCATTAAGTATTTCTCAAATAAATCAAATGGTAAATGAATGCTGAAATTGTCTGATGGATGGAGACTAGGATGATGACTGCATttgtggatgaatggatgagggATGGctataaatggataaatggatggattgATGAATGAGCAAGGGGAAAGgtaggtagatggatagatataTAGATGAATGAGTTAACAAATGAATGAAGTAATGAGTGAGTGGAAGGTCTGTTCCATTGCCATCTGTACCAAATATGGTGTGTTTAGCTGTGGCTGAGGCAGGAGTAATGTGAAGCCCTCCTAACTTCACCCACTTCCCCTAGTACTGAGCTGAGTGGATGAGGGCTGATGAGTGAAACAGGTCCCCCTACTCCCCTAGACCCCCAGTTCCTCCAGGCTGGGCTGAGCCcacccacaccaccaccaccaccaccaccaccgagTACCTGAGGCGGGATCCTGTGGTCCGGAGGCCACAGACACCACAAAAGCTGGCTGGAATGCGGATACTGCCACCAGTGTCAGTACCCATGCCCAGAATGGAACCCCCTTCTGCCAGCAGAGCTCCCTCGCCCCCTGAGGAGCCCCCGGGTGTCTTCTTTAAGTTCAAGGGGTTCAAAGTCTGTCCATAGATGGGGTTGCTGCAACCAAAGCtgaggaaagcaggagaaaaggggctgggaggagaaggcTTAACTGGAGAAGCCGCCCTGCCCATAGAGAGGCTGACTTCCCTGGAGGTCACCCCCAGGGCCCGTGAGCTCCTCCCTGGGGCTGGAAACCTCCTGGTGTCTCTTTGGCTGAGTTGAGGGGCAGGAAAGACCAACCATGACTCCTAAAATAAGGACCAAGGAGAACACAGCTCTGCTGTCAGAATTGGGTACAggttacaaaaacagaaatagatacaCTAAGGGctgatggaggtgggggagaatAGGGGATGAGAAGAACCATTAGAAGCTGGGATAGAAACAGATGTAACTTTTCAGAACCTGACAGCCCTTAAACACCATGGAGTCCACCCACATGTTGTAAGATGAAGAAATCTAGGCTCAGAGGGCAGAAATGAATTGCCCAAAAATCTCAGTCCTGGAGGTCTACATGACTGGCCCCCACCTCACCCTCGGCCCTGAGTCAGGACTTTCAGCTGCCGCTTGATcctgggcccagccccagcctcagacCCCGCCTGGGCCTGCCTGCTGCAGAGACCTGAGCAGTGTCTGGGGAATGTTGGTCTTAACGAAGGGAATAGCTCCATGGGCCTTGAGCACTTTGACAATGACCCCATCCTGGGCCGCCGGCTTCTCCAGGAACTAGGCCAGGCCACATGTAGAGTCATGGCCCTGCAAAGAAGTGACACGGGGGTCGGGGTAGAATCACCCAGCAGACTCCCATCCCAACTCCCACGCATTCTCACAAGTGCTGCCCCCTTAGAAGGACTCATAGGTGTCAGAAGAGCACGGTGGTTAAGATTTTGGGTCCGGGAGCTGGACTGCTGGGTCCAGTTTCCAAATGGCCACTTTCTAGCTGTACAGCCttgattaagtaacttgcctgatgTCACACACTCAGATGTACACATGCGCATGTACCCTCAGGGCTCACCATGCAGTCAAAGTTGTCCTTGAGGCTGATGGGGACCCCGTAGAGAAGGCCCCTCTCACTCTTCTTGAGTTTCTTCAATGCCTGCAGTTGCTCCTCGCATTCCCCCAGGAAATCCGTCAGGCAGTTCACCTCGTGGTGCACCTTCAGTGCCTGAGCAGCATTGAGGGAGACCAGCTAAGGGCTCAGGGGGAGGCCAGAGACAGGGCACTGAGTCActccagcccctccacccaccctgACTCAGAGCAGAAGTGCCAGATGACTGTGGCATGTGCCCCCCTCCCAAGCTAGCTGCAGCACCACAGGGTTACACCTGTCCCCAACTCCTCTAAGTAGAACAATGACAGGTGACATCTCCCAGtccagcccagagccctggggcccAGAGTCCTGACCCCTGGCCCCCACCTCCTCTAAATAGCTGCAGAGGACGCTCTCCAGACTCAGCTCGTCAGCCCGCAGCTTCTGGGCCAGTTTCTCCAGGGGCAGCTCCAGTATGGGCTTGGGGTCCAGCTCTGGCTCCTGCGGAGATGGGGCCGGACAGATGTCAGACTGCTCCACTCAAGCCCCCACACACTCAACATCACACCCACATACTCCAGAGGACACAGTGTTCTCGTCCCTGTGCTCACCCTTAGCATTAACAACACTTCCTGGTCTGTCTCCAGGTTGGCATGAAAGCCCCACAGGGGTTCAGgtgttctcttctctctctgcctccccagtgcccagcccagaaCCCAGCCCAGAGGAGGGCCTGCCCCTGGTGCTGCTATCCAGCCAGGGCACCAGTGGAGCGGGAGCGACTCTACATGTGCCCTTTGGGACTCAGGGGTTCTGGAAAGTGAGGCTTGGTTCTGTGCGGTTTGCCTTCAGGGGTCACCCCAGCATCCCACCTTTCCTTCTTCTCTAGTCTTCCCACTCCTgctgaggcaggaagccccataaaaagaccagcaggacccctaggcagggctgctgctctcctcccagcactgtccagttccctggcccagaggctctatctcattctttgcctctaaagcggctaacttacacctaaaattttattggttccctgagctcatttctgattggttatttccttcactcctgattggttattactctcatttctgattggtccacttccctaacttctgattggtccatttgtaatactttatttgcatggagctcactcctgattggttatttctctcactcctaattggtccattcccctcactcctgattggttatttctctc
The Camelus dromedarius isolate mCamDro1 chromosome 14, mCamDro1.pat, whole genome shotgun sequence genome window above contains:
- the LOC105092977 gene encoding LOW QUALITY PROTEIN: vitamin D3 hydroxylase-associated protein (The sequence of the model RefSeq protein was modified relative to this genomic sequence to represent the inferred CDS: substituted 1 base at 1 genomic stop codon), producing MPGAAWLSYFLVPLLLLALLRSALLGATLLSWQHAPACNKIPRAQKRREVAMQKMEALARRLRQQEPELDPKPILELPLEKLAQKLRADELSLESVLCSYLEEALKVHHEVNCLTDFLGECEEQLQALKKLKKSERGLLYGVPISLKDNFDCMGHDSTCGLAXFLEKPAAQDGVIVKVLKAHGAIPFVKTNIPQTLLSFGCSNPIYGQTLNPLNLKKTPGGSSGGEGALLAEGGSILGMGTDTGGSIRIPASFCGVCGLRTTGSRLSSSGVTSAVKGKKSVTTAAGPMARDVESLALCLRALLSEDMHRLDPTVPPLPFREEVYSGKRPLRIGYYESDGFTQPSPSMARAVRLTSRLLQDAGHQVIPFSVPRVEYAFIHLFTGGLYADGGATLLEKLKGDIVDPSMKGLVSLLCLPDPLKCFWAWILKYIDPRTSQNLEEIRGVGTPKKLWEQHTAVEEYQQEFIAKWSSLDLDVLLVPALDPAFYIGYPTLAASSFSYFSLFNVLNFSAGVVPVTTVTLEDEEELAFYRGYYGDNFQEAVRGSVGLPVGVQCVALPWEEELCLRLMKEVETLVKNQREPK